A genome region from Hymenobacter tibetensis includes the following:
- the recO gene encoding DNA repair protein RecO, protein MLIKTRGIVLSFIKYRETSIIARVYTERLGVQSYVVNGVRKAKPPGRIALFQPLTLLELVAYTSRTGGLTRLSEFRCAESYSSIPYDVQKSSVALVLSEILNHALLEEEENEPLFNFLHDSLLAFDQQTRGHENFALYFLLNLATYLGFGVETGEELTTQVAFAATVPTAQGGGPMVLRLQEFEQYLDELLKDPIHTTIPNGRVRRELLAVLIRYYQLHVEQLGEVRSLAILSEVLAE, encoded by the coding sequence ATGTTAATCAAAACGCGCGGTATTGTCTTGAGCTTCATCAAGTACCGCGAAACCAGCATTATTGCGCGCGTCTACACCGAGCGGCTGGGCGTGCAGAGCTACGTTGTAAATGGTGTGCGCAAAGCCAAGCCACCAGGACGCATTGCGTTATTTCAGCCACTCACCCTACTAGAACTGGTAGCTTACACCTCACGCACCGGTGGCCTGACGCGTCTCTCCGAATTTCGGTGCGCCGAGTCATACAGCAGCATTCCGTACGATGTGCAGAAGAGCAGCGTGGCCCTGGTACTGTCCGAGATTCTAAACCATGCCCTATTGGAGGAAGAGGAAAACGAACCTCTATTCAATTTTCTCCATGACAGCCTATTGGCCTTCGACCAGCAAACCCGCGGGCACGAAAACTTCGCGCTTTATTTCCTGCTAAACCTCGCTACGTACCTGGGTTTCGGCGTCGAAACAGGGGAGGAGTTGACCACTCAGGTGGCTTTTGCGGCAACGGTGCCCACCGCCCAGGGCGGCGGCCCCATGGTGCTGCGGCTACAGGAGTTCGAGCAGTACTTGGATGAGTTGCTGAAAGACCCGATCCATACAACCATTCCAAACGGCCGCGTGCGGCGAGAACTGCTAGCGGTGCTTATTCGCTACTACCAACTGCACGTTGAGCAGTTGGGAGAGGTTCGCTCTTTGGCTATTCTCTCCGAAGTGTTGGCTGAGTAA
- a CDS encoding thymidine kinase: protein MFIEPRGGHGRDVPRRGWIEVVCGSMFSGKTEELIRRLKRAKIARQRVEIFKPALDTRYHVQDVVSHNANSIRSTPVPLAQEMLLLAGGSDVVGIDEAQFFDETLVEVCVQLANRGTRVIVAGLDMDFQGRPFGPMPALMAVAEFVTKVHAVCVCCGEIASYSFRVAASEDKILLGETDAYEARCRPCFLSGMQEKSGADAAAEHKH, encoded by the coding sequence TTGTTTATAGAACCCCGCGGCGGCCATGGCCGCGACGTACCCCGCCGGGGCTGGATTGAAGTGGTGTGCGGGTCGATGTTCTCGGGCAAAACCGAAGAACTCATTCGTCGGCTCAAACGCGCCAAGATTGCCCGGCAGCGGGTGGAAATCTTCAAGCCCGCTCTTGATACCCGCTACCACGTTCAGGACGTGGTGTCGCACAATGCCAACAGCATCCGCTCCACGCCAGTGCCGCTGGCGCAGGAGATGCTGCTGCTGGCCGGTGGCTCCGACGTAGTCGGCATCGACGAAGCCCAGTTTTTCGATGAAACCCTGGTGGAAGTGTGCGTGCAACTAGCCAACCGGGGCACCCGCGTCATTGTGGCCGGGCTCGACATGGATTTCCAGGGGCGCCCCTTCGGCCCCATGCCCGCCCTCATGGCCGTGGCTGAATTCGTAACCAAAGTACATGCAGTGTGCGTTTGCTGCGGCGAAATTGCCTCCTACTCGTTTCGGGTAGCGGCTTCCGAAGACAAGATTCTGCTCGGTGAAACCGATGCGTATGAGGCGCGTTGCCGGCCTTGTTTTCTGAGTGGCATGCAAGAAAAATCGGGGGCCGATGCGGCGGCCGAGCACAAGCACTAA
- a CDS encoding class I SAM-dependent methyltransferase has translation MNKGDVTTVLRRLGLMHLADRTRYYWLRIKNRRQNNAFRAAHPTLSLPPDYLMYEAFQLSYHRYYEGGREAAEWVRDQLAAHMELPGKHILDWGCGPGRIIRHLPQVIGAGCQFTGTDYNPQTVDWCRQHIPGITFLLNGLEPPLPLPDQAVDALYGISIFTHLSESSHRLWFRELLRVTKPGGLLLLTTHGAAFKSILTEAEKKAFDSGSLVVRSNVREGHRVFAAFQPAEYLRALFAPETHVVHYVPGSHTGGRASQDLWVLRKENKLSYR, from the coding sequence ATGAATAAAGGGGATGTAACGACCGTGCTCCGGCGGCTTGGCCTCATGCACCTGGCTGACCGGACGCGCTATTACTGGCTGCGGATCAAGAACCGCCGGCAAAATAATGCGTTTCGGGCGGCGCATCCTACGCTCAGCCTGCCACCCGACTATTTAATGTACGAGGCGTTTCAGTTGAGCTACCACCGCTACTATGAAGGCGGGCGGGAGGCCGCCGAGTGGGTGCGCGACCAACTGGCCGCCCACATGGAGCTGCCTGGCAAGCACATTCTAGATTGGGGTTGCGGCCCTGGTCGTATAATCCGGCATCTGCCGCAGGTAATAGGCGCCGGATGCCAGTTCACCGGCACCGACTACAATCCGCAAACTGTTGACTGGTGTCGGCAGCATATCCCCGGCATTACTTTTCTGCTGAATGGCTTGGAGCCTCCTTTGCCTCTACCTGACCAAGCAGTGGACGCCTTGTATGGCATCTCCATTTTCACTCACTTATCCGAGTCCAGCCACCGGCTCTGGTTTCGGGAATTGCTGCGCGTCACGAAGCCAGGAGGGCTTCTGCTGCTAACCACGCATGGCGCAGCGTTTAAGAGCATCTTAACTGAAGCCGAGAAGAAAGCTTTTGATAGTGGTAGCCTCGTCGTCCGAAGCAATGTCCGCGAAGGTCACCGCGTATTTGCCGCTTTTCAGCCTGCCGAATACCTACGGGCGCTGTTTGCTCCAGAAACCCACGTTGTGCACTATGTTCCTGGTAGCCACACCGGCGGCAGAGCCAGCCAAGACCTTTGGGTACTGCGAAAAGAAAACAAGTTGTCTTATAGGTAA
- a CDS encoding 2Fe-2S iron-sulfur cluster-binding protein yields the protein MPTLTVQNLPAVVPVPAGSTLLAALQAAGHDWMHACGAKGRCTTCRITLVSGAEALTPHTASELRYQAAGRLQPNERLTCQTRLPEGHATGRVPEATKLPHMRYAEE from the coding sequence ATGCCTACGCTCACCGTGCAAAACCTGCCTGCTGTCGTGCCCGTGCCGGCTGGCAGCACCCTACTAGCAGCCCTGCAAGCCGCCGGCCACGACTGGATGCATGCCTGTGGCGCGAAAGGCCGGTGCACCACCTGCCGCATCACGCTGGTGAGTGGAGCCGAAGCCCTAACGCCACATACGGCGTCTGAATTGCGCTACCAGGCTGCCGGCCGTTTGCAGCCCAACGAGCGCCTCACCTGCCAGACCCGCCTGCCCGAGGGCCACGCCACCGGCCGCGTCCCCGAAGCCACCAAGCTCCCGCACATGCGCTACGCCGAGGAGTAA
- a CDS encoding DHH family phosphoesterase, whose translation MSTISELQELLSQPRQIFITTHHKPDADALGSSLGLAGYLRKKGHTVTVVTPSDYPNFLAWMPGNDEVVVYEPRRNDAQVREIIGTAEVLFCLDFSCLGRINEMGEYIRQAPGTKVLIDHHQEPEQFADLDFSNSKAAATAELVFEVIRDLGDQDLIDAGIGECLYAGIMTDTGSFRHPSTSRNVHLIIAELLNANINLSDVHRRIYDSHSEMRLRFLGFVLKDKLRVLREYNTAYIAITQEELKQYESKTGDTEGLVNFALSIEGIVFAAVLIDRGQAIKISFRSVGDFSVSGFSRDHFQGGGHHNAAGGISYDSLDNTVQRFLDLLPQYQSQLVTAPLAVAPPTA comes from the coding sequence ATGTCCACAATCTCTGAGCTGCAGGAGCTGCTCTCGCAACCCCGGCAGATATTTATCACCACCCACCACAAGCCCGACGCCGATGCCCTAGGCTCGTCGTTGGGCCTGGCGGGCTACCTTCGCAAGAAGGGCCACACCGTAACCGTCGTTACCCCTTCCGACTACCCAAATTTCTTGGCTTGGATGCCTGGCAACGACGAGGTAGTGGTGTATGAGCCGCGCCGCAACGACGCACAGGTACGCGAAATCATTGGAACGGCCGAGGTGCTGTTCTGCCTAGATTTCTCGTGTTTGGGCCGCATCAACGAGATGGGCGAGTACATTCGGCAGGCCCCGGGTACCAAGGTCCTCATCGACCATCATCAGGAGCCCGAGCAGTTTGCTGACCTCGACTTTTCGAATTCGAAAGCGGCTGCCACGGCCGAGTTGGTGTTTGAAGTGATCCGCGACCTAGGCGACCAGGACCTGATTGATGCCGGTATTGGCGAGTGCCTGTACGCCGGTATTATGACCGATACGGGCTCGTTCCGGCACCCGAGTACCTCCCGCAATGTCCACCTGATTATTGCCGAGCTCCTCAACGCCAACATCAACCTCTCCGATGTGCACCGCCGCATCTACGACTCGCACTCCGAAATGCGGCTGCGTTTTCTGGGCTTTGTGCTTAAAGACAAGCTGCGCGTGCTGCGCGAGTACAACACGGCCTACATTGCCATCACGCAGGAAGAGCTAAAGCAGTACGAGTCGAAAACCGGTGACACCGAAGGGCTCGTAAATTTCGCACTCAGCATCGAAGGCATTGTTTTCGCGGCCGTACTCATCGACCGGGGTCAAGCCATTAAGATTTCTTTCCGCTCGGTGGGCGACTTCTCGGTAAGTGGTTTCTCTCGTGACCATTTCCAGGGTGGCGGCCACCACAACGCGGCGGGCGGTATTAGTTACGACTCGCTCGACAATACCGTGCAACGTTTCCTTGATTTATTGCCTCAGTACCAGAGCCAACTGGTGACGGCCCCTCTGGCAGTTGCGCCGCCTACGGCGTAA
- a CDS encoding AAA family ATPase: MEPTPPPVGTLNLSTAFTQHGFQPVNWFYASFGELPRREIYQLASAEARQTVVDTLAASHDVEAATVVHSVYLEQAGKAPEWHYHALSPGPHLLLWFYDRGVYGDQGAQLFYSPHTDAALLTQVRAALTAQLDTGQLERQRIQVLRLVNNDLEFSPLPLKIPALDLATHYNDDLLPVHEAIVSRLQKPDDKGLVILHGPPGTGKTSYIRHLCGLTDKPKLFIPPNLAVRIADPEFINLLHDNTNSILIIEDAEELLSKRDGHGGNAVSNLLNLSDGLLSDGFHIQIICTFNADLARIDKALLRKGRLIASYNFEPLAQPKAQALATALGQAAPVNEPTSLADIYNREEPTFSSEPKGTGRIGFGQPR, encoded by the coding sequence ATGGAACCAACTCCGCCCCCAGTAGGCACTCTCAACCTTTCCACTGCTTTCACCCAGCACGGATTTCAGCCAGTGAATTGGTTTTACGCGTCGTTTGGAGAATTACCCCGCCGCGAAATCTATCAGCTAGCTTCTGCTGAAGCGCGCCAAACGGTGGTAGATACACTAGCCGCAAGCCACGACGTAGAGGCGGCTACTGTCGTTCATTCTGTGTACTTGGAGCAAGCAGGAAAAGCGCCTGAATGGCACTATCATGCCTTGTCACCAGGGCCGCACCTACTGCTCTGGTTCTACGACCGGGGTGTATACGGCGACCAAGGCGCACAGCTATTCTACTCGCCTCACACCGATGCAGCCTTATTAACGCAGGTCCGGGCCGCTCTTACCGCCCAACTTGATACCGGCCAATTAGAGCGCCAGCGCATTCAGGTGCTGCGGCTGGTTAACAACGATTTAGAGTTTTCGCCGCTGCCGCTCAAGATTCCGGCGCTTGACCTGGCCACGCACTATAACGACGACTTACTGCCCGTGCACGAGGCTATTGTAAGCCGCCTGCAAAAGCCCGACGACAAGGGCCTGGTTATTCTGCACGGCCCGCCTGGCACCGGCAAAACCAGCTATATCCGCCACCTGTGCGGCCTCACCGACAAGCCCAAACTGTTCATTCCGCCCAACCTGGCCGTTCGTATCGCCGACCCGGAGTTCATCAATCTGCTCCACGACAACACCAATTCCATTCTCATCATCGAGGATGCGGAAGAGTTGCTTTCCAAGCGTGATGGACACGGCGGCAATGCTGTCAGCAACCTGCTTAACCTCTCCGACGGCTTGCTCTCGGATGGGTTCCACATCCAGATTATCTGCACCTTCAACGCCGATTTGGCCCGCATCGATAAGGCGCTGCTGCGGAAAGGCCGCCTGATTGCATCCTATAACTTCGAGCCGTTAGCGCAGCCTAAGGCGCAAGCCTTGGCCACCGCGCTGGGCCAGGCAGCTCCGGTGAATGAGCCAACCAGCCTAGCTGATATTTACAACCGCGAAGAACCAACCTTTAGCAGCGAACCCAAAGGAACTGGGCGCATTGGGTTTGGGCAGCCCCGCTGA
- a CDS encoding FKBP-type peptidyl-prolyl cis-trans isomerase → MHLHRNILSLALAAGILSLASCNKGADFAKTKSGIEYKVFKSEGAKYSPREVGAEGDATYKSRIGKILALDVEYRTAKDSILFNSRKQQMGIPMRIELQEVKIKGGLEEAIALLQPGDSAVFRFNVDTIFAKSFRQPVPPFMKKAGNTMTMLVKAQKVQSREEAMADQQKAMVAQQQQMVAHAAEQSKKDDAVLQEYVKKNNLNVQKDTSGVYYVVTTPGTGPKPKTGQTVSVKYKGMLLDGKVFDSSEKAPNNGKPIDFAIGVGQVIPGWDRAIPLLSKGSKATLLIPSPLAYGQRGAGTDIPADAPLRFDVELVDVK, encoded by the coding sequence ATGCATTTGCATCGCAACATTCTGAGCCTGGCCTTAGCCGCCGGCATCCTGAGCTTGGCCTCCTGCAATAAAGGCGCCGATTTCGCGAAGACCAAGTCCGGCATTGAGTACAAAGTATTCAAGAGCGAAGGCGCCAAATATTCTCCCCGCGAGGTGGGTGCCGAGGGCGACGCCACGTACAAGAGCCGCATCGGTAAGATTCTGGCTTTGGATGTGGAATATCGCACGGCCAAAGACTCTATCTTATTCAACTCCCGCAAGCAGCAGATGGGCATTCCGATGCGCATAGAGCTGCAAGAAGTGAAAATCAAAGGCGGCCTAGAAGAAGCCATTGCGCTGCTTCAGCCCGGCGACTCGGCCGTGTTCCGCTTCAACGTAGACACTATTTTCGCCAAGTCGTTCCGCCAGCCGGTGCCGCCGTTCATGAAGAAGGCCGGCAACACCATGACCATGCTCGTGAAGGCTCAGAAAGTGCAGAGCCGCGAGGAAGCCATGGCCGACCAGCAGAAGGCAATGGTGGCCCAGCAGCAGCAGATGGTAGCACACGCTGCCGAGCAGAGCAAGAAAGACGATGCGGTTCTGCAGGAGTACGTGAAGAAAAACAACCTCAACGTACAGAAAGACACCTCAGGTGTTTACTACGTGGTTACGACGCCAGGCACGGGCCCAAAGCCAAAAACTGGCCAGACCGTATCGGTGAAGTATAAAGGCATGTTGCTGGATGGCAAAGTATTCGATTCGTCGGAGAAAGCGCCCAACAACGGCAAGCCTATTGATTTTGCCATTGGCGTAGGCCAAGTGATTCCCGGTTGGGACCGGGCTATTCCGCTGCTCAGCAAAGGCAGCAAAGCTACCCTCCTGATTCCGTCGCCGCTAGCCTACGGCCAGCGCGGCGCTGGTACCGACATCCCGGCTGACGCGCCCCTGCGCTTCGACGTGGAGTTGGTAGATGTGAAGTAG
- a CDS encoding FKBP-type peptidyl-prolyl cis-trans isomerase: MKPSLIRSLLFLAVVLASTGLLEQSAQAQAKAPVKAQPKAPTKAPVKAPTKAPASTFSRSASGIEYRIYRRTNGRYLLRTDVNPAGDPAYSSRVGKVLAAHLQYRTAKDSVLFNSRKELMGMPAQLPLVELKTRGGIEEAVTLLQTGDSAVFRFNIDSIFAKSFRQPVPPFMKKAGNTMTLLVKAQKLMTQEEAALDQQKMMDLAEKKAAAEAARLLAKDDAQIQAYLTKNNLKGQKTPGGTYYVITKPGTGPKPQSGQTVSVKYTGMLLDGKVFDSTEKQGGTPISFPIGAGQVIPGWDQGLIALNQGTQAILLIPSSLAYGPRSAGPDIPANAILRFDVELVEVK, from the coding sequence ATGAAGCCCTCATTAATTCGTTCTTTGTTGTTTTTGGCTGTTGTACTGGCTTCAACTGGGCTGCTCGAACAATCGGCCCAGGCCCAAGCCAAGGCACCGGTAAAGGCGCAGCCCAAAGCCCCAACAAAGGCTCCCGTGAAAGCCCCAACGAAAGCCCCCGCATCAACTTTCAGCCGGTCCGCTTCGGGCATAGAATACAGAATATACCGCCGCACCAACGGCCGCTATCTGCTACGCACCGATGTAAACCCGGCTGGGGACCCTGCATATTCCAGCCGCGTGGGCAAGGTGCTAGCGGCGCATCTTCAGTACCGGACCGCGAAAGACTCTGTCTTATTCAACTCCCGGAAAGAATTAATGGGCATGCCAGCTCAGTTGCCCTTAGTGGAGTTGAAAACGCGTGGCGGCATAGAAGAAGCCGTTACGCTACTCCAAACCGGTGATTCGGCCGTGTTCCGCTTCAACATAGATTCTATCTTCGCGAAGTCGTTCCGCCAGCCGGTGCCGCCGTTCATGAAGAAGGCCGGCAACACCATGACCTTGCTGGTGAAGGCCCAGAAGCTTATGACGCAAGAGGAGGCGGCCCTCGACCAACAGAAGATGATGGACCTAGCCGAGAAGAAAGCTGCTGCCGAAGCCGCCCGCTTGCTTGCAAAGGATGATGCCCAAATTCAGGCCTACCTCACCAAAAACAACCTGAAGGGTCAGAAAACGCCTGGCGGCACCTATTACGTGATAACCAAACCCGGCACGGGCCCCAAGCCGCAGAGTGGCCAAACCGTATCGGTGAAGTATACGGGCATGCTGCTCGATGGCAAAGTGTTTGACTCGACAGAGAAACAAGGCGGCACGCCCATTTCTTTTCCCATTGGAGCCGGACAAGTAATTCCGGGGTGGGACCAAGGACTTATTGCCCTCAACCAAGGCACCCAGGCTATCCTGCTCATTCCTTCCAGCTTGGCTTACGGCCCCCGCAGTGCCGGCCCCGACATCCCAGCCAACGCCATTCTACGCTTCGATGTGGAACTGGTAGAAGTGAAGTAA
- a CDS encoding FKBP-type peptidyl-prolyl cis-trans isomerase: MKHLFKRFSLFRVAALLLVLAVPALSGCEDDTDDGTQTAAALLEESKAEDDALIQGYLTRRGITEGTGVNKYRRLSGETNNGIYIVDLADGPSTGANIVKGNSVDVRYVGRYVGGSNIGGVASTNKEDDIFDNSTENGIPCGCINVLRVGAGVIPGWSEGLLFMKKGDRKLLLIPSYLAYGSGIGSNGTRIFAPYEPLVFEMTILDVK, translated from the coding sequence ATGAAACACCTATTCAAACGCTTTTCGCTGTTCCGCGTGGCTGCGTTGCTGCTTGTGCTGGCCGTGCCAGCGTTATCTGGCTGCGAGGACGACACAGATGATGGCACCCAGACCGCGGCCGCCTTACTAGAGGAATCCAAAGCCGAAGATGATGCCTTAATCCAGGGGTACTTAACCCGCCGCGGCATCACGGAAGGCACAGGCGTCAACAAGTATCGGCGCTTAAGCGGCGAAACCAACAACGGCATTTACATCGTTGACCTAGCGGATGGCCCAAGCACTGGCGCGAACATCGTAAAAGGCAATTCGGTGGATGTGCGCTATGTTGGACGGTATGTAGGGGGCTCCAACATAGGCGGGGTCGCTTCAACAAACAAGGAGGACGACATATTCGATAACTCCACTGAAAACGGCATCCCTTGCGGCTGTATCAATGTGCTCCGGGTTGGGGCAGGTGTTATTCCAGGATGGAGCGAAGGGCTGCTTTTCATGAAGAAAGGCGACCGGAAGCTACTCCTGATTCCTTCGTACTTGGCGTATGGGTCAGGTATAGGCAGCAATGGGACACGCATCTTTGCTCCCTACGAGCCGCTGGTTTTCGAGATGACTATACTTGACGTGAAGTAA
- the porZ gene encoding type IX secretion system anionic LPS delivery protein PorZ, which translates to MTRLLRTLHRAALLLLLLPAASATLHAQSTTGFGDWQLHLPNNRARAMADAGQRIYVAAEDVLFYFDKETTTTTLLSRRDGLNSVGVNTVAYDSVSQQVLVAYRDANLDLISPDGSRIRNINDIQRKQLAGTKTINHISFNGRFAYLSCDFGLVVLDMTKLEVRDTFSNIGPMGAQVRAYASTVANGFLFLATDKGILRSSLATDQANFRNWTLDLPDATGNLFRTLATYNGQAYAGRNFSNPQRYVVGRGWEPVASFYANEYQNLTPSRAGLLVTADRKVSILSGAANTVSVLAGTGSVVFPQSALRSSDGAFYIADFQRGLLKTTDRQNYEAFVSNAPEEAFAFGLLADARTNTVNMFVGGFEESSVQRGYRKGFSEFRDGRWINYTRDNYPSTTELPDINDLVRGVRSSDGTLYIASYGGGLLRWRGPSEFKQYIAEMPGVPLVSELADNPTYTRVKDVAAAANGDIWVASQRTARPGPGLHVLTPSTDTWRTIPYSELNNLNRLVLDDFGGVWVSQARKDGAGLFAYDDVSKAKPIYFTEGNGGLPSNIIWSMTKDRKGAIWVATGKGVAFLDDPGSVFVTGSTTAFDTPVVRLGEGSGFPALENDVVRAIAVDGANRKWFGTERGLWLFSENADEGLLHFTTENSPLPSNTIVDLAVNDRTGEVFVATAAGVVSYKGSATVTEGVPKDCAKVSPNPVRTNFTGQVGVTGLANNGIVKITDVTGKLVYQTTATGGGVIWNLTDYNGRKVQSGVYLVLSSDADGKNGCVSKIAVVER; encoded by the coding sequence ATGACCCGTCTGCTACGTACGCTACACCGTGCTGCTCTGCTGTTATTGTTGCTGCCAGCTGCTTCCGCTACCCTGCACGCTCAGAGCACAACCGGCTTCGGCGACTGGCAACTGCACCTGCCTAACAACCGCGCCCGGGCCATGGCGGATGCCGGCCAGCGCATCTACGTGGCGGCCGAAGACGTCTTATTCTATTTCGACAAGGAAACCACTACCACGACGCTGCTTTCGCGCCGTGACGGCCTCAACAGTGTAGGGGTGAATACGGTGGCGTACGACTCGGTGAGCCAGCAAGTGTTGGTGGCGTACCGAGATGCCAACCTCGACCTCATCAGCCCGGATGGTAGCCGTATTCGCAACATCAACGATATTCAGCGAAAACAGCTGGCCGGCACCAAAACCATCAACCACATTTCCTTTAACGGCCGCTTCGCTTACCTCTCCTGCGACTTCGGGCTGGTGGTGCTGGACATGACCAAGCTGGAAGTGCGCGACACGTTTTCTAACATCGGCCCCATGGGCGCTCAAGTCAGGGCCTACGCCAGCACGGTTGCCAACGGCTTCCTATTTCTGGCTACCGATAAAGGTATCTTGCGCTCTAGCCTCGCTACCGACCAAGCCAACTTTCGCAACTGGACCCTTGATTTGCCTGATGCCACTGGAAACCTCTTCCGCACCCTCGCTACCTATAATGGGCAGGCGTATGCGGGTCGTAATTTTAGCAACCCCCAACGGTATGTAGTAGGCCGCGGCTGGGAGCCAGTTGCCAGTTTCTATGCCAACGAGTACCAGAATCTTACGCCCTCGCGGGCAGGCTTGCTTGTCACTGCCGACCGGAAAGTATCTATTCTGAGTGGCGCCGCTAATACGGTAAGCGTGCTGGCTGGTACGGGCTCCGTGGTGTTTCCACAGTCGGCCCTCCGTTCCTCTGATGGGGCCTTCTACATTGCCGACTTTCAGCGCGGCCTGCTCAAAACCACGGACCGGCAGAATTACGAAGCTTTCGTAAGTAACGCCCCGGAAGAGGCATTTGCATTCGGTTTGCTGGCTGATGCGCGCACCAACACCGTGAATATGTTTGTGGGCGGGTTCGAAGAAAGCTCGGTGCAGCGTGGATACAGAAAAGGGTTTTCCGAGTTCAGGGATGGACGATGGATCAATTACACCCGGGACAACTACCCGAGCACCACCGAACTGCCCGATATCAACGACCTGGTCCGAGGTGTTCGGTCTTCTGATGGTACTCTCTATATAGCCAGCTATGGCGGCGGTTTGCTGCGCTGGCGCGGACCTAGCGAGTTCAAGCAATATATAGCCGAGATGCCGGGAGTACCGCTGGTAAGTGAGCTTGCAGATAATCCCACTTATACGCGCGTGAAGGATGTTGCTGCTGCTGCTAATGGTGATATTTGGGTGGCTTCCCAACGTACTGCAAGACCGGGTCCTGGCCTGCACGTGCTGACGCCAAGCACCGATACATGGCGCACCATTCCGTACTCTGAATTGAATAATCTGAATCGGCTTGTGCTCGACGACTTTGGGGGAGTATGGGTTTCGCAGGCTCGCAAGGATGGTGCCGGCCTCTTTGCTTACGACGATGTATCGAAGGCCAAGCCGATATACTTCACAGAGGGCAATGGCGGCTTGCCTTCCAACATCATCTGGTCGATGACCAAAGACCGCAAAGGGGCCATCTGGGTAGCCACTGGTAAAGGGGTGGCCTTCCTGGATGATCCGGGGTCAGTGTTCGTGACAGGTAGCACAACTGCTTTCGATACGCCCGTTGTGCGGCTAGGGGAAGGGTCAGGCTTTCCTGCTCTTGAAAACGATGTGGTGAGAGCCATTGCCGTGGATGGGGCTAACCGCAAGTGGTTTGGCACGGAGCGGGGCTTGTGGCTGTTCAGCGAAAACGCCGACGAAGGCTTGCTGCACTTCACCACCGAAAACAGCCCGCTTCCATCCAACACCATAGTGGATTTGGCCGTGAACGACCGCACGGGAGAGGTATTCGTGGCTACGGCAGCCGGCGTGGTATCGTACAAGGGCTCGGCCACCGTGACGGAAGGCGTGCCGAAAGATTGCGCCAAAGTGTCGCCCAACCCGGTCCGAACCAACTTTACGGGGCAAGTAGGCGTAACCGGGCTAGCCAACAACGGTATTGTCAAGATTACGGACGTAACCGGCAAACTGGTGTACCAAACCACTGCCACGGGCGGCGGCGTTATCTGGAACCTGACCGACTACAATGGCCGTAAGGTACAGTCGGGCGTATATCTGGTGTTGTCTTCGGATGCCGACGGCAAAAACGGCTGCGTAAGCAAAATTGCCGTAGTAGAGCGCTAA
- a CDS encoding nucleoside-diphosphate kinase yields the protein MATNRTFTMIKPDATQENHIGGILSMIEAGGFRIVALKKVLLTAERAGQFYEVHKERPFYGDLVKYMSSGPIVAAILEKDNAVADFRTLIGATNPEQAAEGTIRKKYAKSIEANAVHGSDSDENAQIEGSFFFGPDEQF from the coding sequence ATGGCCACGAACCGCACGTTCACCATGATTAAGCCCGACGCCACGCAGGAAAACCACATCGGTGGAATTCTGAGCATGATCGAAGCGGGTGGTTTCCGTATTGTTGCCTTGAAAAAAGTGCTGCTGACTGCTGAGCGCGCTGGCCAGTTCTACGAAGTGCACAAAGAGCGGCCCTTCTACGGCGACCTGGTGAAATACATGTCGTCGGGCCCTATCGTAGCAGCTATCCTGGAAAAGGACAACGCCGTTGCTGATTTCCGCACGCTCATTGGGGCTACCAACCCTGAGCAGGCCGCTGAAGGCACCATCCGGAAGAAATACGCCAAGAGCATCGAAGCCAACGCTGTACACGGCTCCGACTCCGACGAAAACGCTCAAATCGAAGGCAGCTTCTTCTTTGGCCCCGACGAGCAATTCTAA